Proteins encoded by one window of Salvia splendens isolate huo1 chromosome 5, SspV2, whole genome shotgun sequence:
- the LOC121805136 gene encoding uncharacterized protein LOC121805136, which yields MVNHDVLLGQNNGAALGRIQPVVLDRNHNLVIAQNHGLEMGQAHEQDTRLGQGQDNQGVADHEYDEQENGLSMEMEEKPDHDIQDVHLLVGSSELDMSDHNELVAVSESQELDENMELTVIQHDDMGMDSMHDMDFHQSLVVTPAHILQQRTLAISPSYELHVGQEFSDVKACRRALRDCAIALHFEMQTIKSDKTRFTARCASEECPWRIHAAKLPGVPTFTIRTINDSHTCGGISHLGHQQASVQWVASSVEQSLRENPNCKPKEILEEIHRVHGITLSYKQAWRGKERIMAAMRGSFEEGYRLLPQYCEQVKRTNPGSIASVYGNPTDNCFQRLFISFQASIYGFLNACRPLLGLDRTFLKSKYLGTLLLATGFDGDGGLFPLAFGVVDEENDDNWMWFLSELHNLLEVNTENMPRLTILSDRQKGIADGVEANFPTAFHGFCMRHLSESFRKEFNNTLLVNLLWDAAHALTVIEFEAKILEIEEISQDAAYWIRRIPSRLWATAYFEGTRFGHLTANIVESLNTWILEASGLPIIQMMECIRRQLMTWFNERRETSMQWTSILVPSAERRVAEALERARTYQVLRANEAEFEVISHEGTNIVDIRNRCCLCRGWQLYGLPCAHAVAALLSCRQNVHRFTESCFTVATYRKAYSQTIHPIPDKTLWTELSEGDPTGSQSVEMIIHPPKSLRPPGRPRKKRVRAEDRGQVKRVVHCSRCNQTGHFRTTCAAPV from the coding sequence ATGGTGAACCACGACGTGCTTCTGGGGCAAAATAACGGTGCAGCTCTTGGTCGTATCCAGCCAGTGGTGCTAGACCGCAATCACAACCTAGTTATTGCTCAAAACCATGGATTGGAGATGGGCCAGGCTCATGAGCAAGACACGAGGTTGGGGCAGGGTCAGGACAATCAGGGTGTTGCTGATCATGAATATGATGAGCAAGAGAATGGTTTGTCAATGGAGATGGAGGAGAAGCCTGATCATGATATCCAAGATGTGCATCTTCTTGTAGGTAGCAGTGAGTTAGATATGTCAGATCATAATGAATTGGTGGCTGTCTCTGAGAGCCAAGAACTCGATGAGAATATGGAATTAACTGTGATCCAGCACGATGACATGGGCATGGACTCTATGCATGATATGGATTTTCACCAGTCTCTAGTGGTTACTCCCGCTCATATTCTGCAGCAGAGAACCCTTGCTATAAGCCCGAGCTATGAACTTCATGTGGGGCAAGAATTTTCTGATGTCAAAGCTTGTCGAAGGGCGTTGAGGGACTGTGCTATTGCCCTGCATTTTGAGATGCAGACCATAAAGTCAGACAAAACTCGTTTTACTGCCAGATGTGCCAGCGAGGAATGCCCATGGCGCATTCATGCTGCAAAGCTTCCTGGTGTACCCACTTTCACAATCAGGACAATCAATGATAGCCATACATGTGGAGGAATTTCCCATCTGGGGCATCAGCAGGCCTCAGTTCAGTGGGTTGCCAGTTCCGTGGAGCAAAGTCTAAGAGAGAACCCAAATTGCAAGCCAAAAGAGATATTGGAAGAAATCCATAGAGTTCATGGTATCACTCTATCTTACAAGCAAGCCTGGCGCGGGAAGGAAAGGATTATGGCTGCTATGCGCGGATCCTTTGAAGAAGGATATCGTCTCCTCCCGCAGTATTGTGAGCAAGTTAAACGGACTAACCCAGGAAGTATTGCATCTGTTTATGGAAATCCTACCGACAACTGCTTCCAGCGCCTGTTCATCTCATTTCAGGCATCCATATATGGTTTCCTGAATGCTTGCCGTCCACTTCTTGGGCTGGATCGAACATTTCTAAAGAGTAAATACCTTGGTACATTGCTTCTGGCTACTGGATTTGATGGGGATGGTGGCCTTTTCCCTTTGGCTTTTGGTGTTGTTGATGAGGAGAATGATGATAACTGGATGTGGTTTCTCTCCGAGCTCCATAACCTTCTCGAGGTGAATACTGAAAACATGCCAAGGCTTACGATACTGTCCGATAGGCAAAAAGGCATTGCTGATGGAGTAGAAGCCAATTTCCCGACTGCTTTCCATGGGTTTTGCATGCGTCATTTGAGCGAAAGCTTCCGGAAAGAATTTAACAATACACTGCTTGTTAACCTCTTGTGGGATGCTGCCCATGCTCTTACAGTAATTGAATTTGAAGCCAAAATTCTAGAAATTGAAGAGATTTCTCAAGATGCAGCATACTGGATTCGCAGGATTCCCTCTAGATTATGGGCTACAGCTTATTTTGAGGGAACAAGGTTTGGACATTTGACAGCTAACATAGTGGAATCTTTAAATACTTGGATCCTGGAAGCCTCAGGTCTACCGATAATCCAGATGATGGAATGCATCCGAAGGCAGTTAATGACCTGGTTTAATGAACGCCGAGAGACTAGTATGCAGTGGACATCCATCCTTGTGCCTAGTGCAGAGAGGCGAGTTGCAGAGGCTCTTGAGCGTGCACGCACTTATCAGGTTCTTCGTGCTAACGAAGCTGAATTTGAGGTGATATCTCACGAGGGGACAAACATTGTTGACATTCGAAACCGTTGTTGTCTCTGTCGGGGATGGCAACTGTATGGTCTACCCTGTGCGCATGCTGTTGCTGCACTTCTCTCTTGCAGACAGAATGTCCATCGATTTACTGAGAGCTGTTTCACTGTTGCTACCTATCGGAAGGCATACTCACAAACTATACATCCTATTCCAGATAAAACACTCTGGACGGAGTTATCTGAAGGAGATCCTACTGGCAGTCAATCTGTAGAAATGATTATTCATCCACCTAAATCACTCCGCCCTCCTGGGCGACCAAGGAAGAAGCGTGTTAGAGCAGAAGACCGTGGCCAAGTGAAGAGAGTTGTACATTGTAGCCGCTGCAACCAGACAGGCCACTTTAGGACAACGTGTGCAGCGCCAGTATGA
- the LOC121802015 gene encoding myosin-binding protein 1-like: MALRRSWGDESGHQVFLSIVSALVSAVLEWMLMFMIFVDASFAYLVTRFARHYQLRTPCLLCSRLDRVLGDEGADFHWDLICNEHKSKITSLVLCQLQNNHVDAPLSIDHSQSGDVVQEITEKSSQLDQMRSRDADPLPHVEYSQIKDGSCSESEGPYSDNESVSERIHGMETSDHESEAKFVSADVARSPAPEKVIHPAPSTKSSLSESEKPTKSHHYIDCEEPIGLGLDEQGGHSKDVVGLSDLIDFSYAHPSPNHGAHSIDSKQTNDATSTFELERDVHVECRESSTLGIDSTGTGELSKEDNTERQENSSVGSNLVPPFESQMDLKSNKTEISSQMTGPLDLGDAYKLALGARGRQLSGRLEQQRSITDRVSEDLKFLLSQISAVRGVDLSSNDISPKVSANGEDFKAADAIGAQIFQRKISLERNVSNLSLDGNSVCEVEGENDADRLKRQVEHDKKILATLYKELEEERNASAIAANQAMAMITRLQEEKAAFHMEALQCVRVLEEQAEYDSEALQKANELLAENEKQIQCLRFELESYRYPFGEVHSSNNFVNERPEYESDELKEQTLEADNRDTNTLQISLRQFEDEKQFILECLKTVEEKLFMFTKHEVYSDTIVQRFSTEEPLEVNTSYQPELVASFQENCGTEQNHLKRDMLIAKDSSGYESTHHENGEQNVELSALRQELAVINNRLQALEAEQNVIECSINALDKGSEGFVFVREIATCLHELHSAHVMKRKENST; the protein is encoded by the exons ATGGCCTTGAGGCGAAGTTGGGGCGATGAATCTGGACATCAAGTTTTTCTTAGTATTGTTTCGGCTCTAGTTTCAGCAGTTCTTGAATGGATGCTCATGTTTATGATTTTCGTTGATGCTAGTTTTGCTTACCTGGTTACAAGATTTGCCCGCCATTACCAATTGAGGACACCATGTTTGTTGTGCTCGAGATTGGATCGTGTCTTGGGAGACGAGGGAGCTGATTTTCACTGGGATTTGATTTGCAACGAGCACAAGTCTAAAATCACCTCATTAGTTCTTTGTCAACTTCAAAACAATCATGTTGATGCACCACTGTCCATCGATCATAGTCAGAGTGGGGATGTCGTGCAGGAGATCACAGAGAAGTCGTCTCAGTTGGACCAAATGCGGAGCAGGGATGCTGATCCGCTGCCCCATGTAGAATATTCGCAGATCAAGGATGGTTCCTGTTCTGAGTCTGAAGGTCCATATTCAGACAATGAAAGTGTAAGTGAACGAATTCATGGAATGGAGACTTCAGACCATGAATCAGAGGCTAAGTTTGTCTCTGCTGATGTTGCTCGTAGTCCTGCTCCGGAGAAAGTGATACATCCAGCTCCTTCAACCAAATCTTCACTTTCTGAATCGGAGAAGCCCACTAAATCCCATCATTATATAGATTGTGAGGAACCTATCGGGCTTGGGTTGGATGAACAAGGTGGCCATAGTAAAGATGTCGTTGGACTTTCTGATCTGATTGATTTTTCGTATGCTCATCCTTCTCCAAATCATGGGGCTCACTCTATTGATTCAAAGCAGACTA ATGATGCTACGAGCACCTTCGAGTTGGAGAGAGATGTTCATGTTGAATGTAGAGAATCTTCTACTCTAGGAATCGACTCCACAGGCACAGGCGAGTTAAGCAAAGAGGATAACACAGAACGTCAAGAAAATTCTAGTGTTGGAAGCAACTTGGTTCCACCCTTTGAAagtcaaatggatttaaaatcgaACAAAACTGAGATTAGTTCACAAATGACCGGCCCTTTAGATCTCGGTGATGCTTATAAATTAGCTCTCGGAGCAAGAGGTAGACAGTTGTCTGGAAGATTAGAACAACAACGGTCTATAACGGATAGAGTTAGCGAGGATCTGAAGTTCTTGCTATCACAAATATCTGCTGTTCGAGGTGTTGATTTGTCCTCAAACGATATTAGTCCTAAGGTATCTGCAAATGGCGAAGATTTTAAAGCTGCGGATGCCATAGGAGCTCAAATTTTTCAAAGAAAGATTTCTCTTGAAAGAAATGTGTCTAATTTATCTCTAGATGGGAACAGTGTATGTGAAGTCGAAGGTGAAAATGATGCAGATAGATTGAAACGACAGGTTGAGCATGACAAGAAGATACTCGCCACTTTGTACAAAGAATTGGAGGAGGAGCGAAATGCCTCTGCCATCGCAGCTAACCAAGCCATGGCGATGATCACGAGATTGCAAGAAGAGAAAGCAGCCTTCCATATGGAGGCACTGCAGTGTGTAAGAGTGTTGGAAGAACAAGCTGAGTATGATAGCGAGGCGCTACAGAAAGCTAATGAGCTCCTTGCTGAGAATGAGAAACAGATTCAATGTCTTCGGTTTGAGCTGGAATCTTACAGATATCCATTTGGGGAAGTACATTCGTCAAATAATTTTGTTAACGAGAGACCTGAATATGAATCAGACGAGTTGAAGGAGCAGACACTTGAGGCAGATAACAGGGACACCAACACCTTACAGATATCGCTGCGTCAGTTTGAAGATGAAAAACAGTTTATTTTAGAATGTCTGAAAACAGTGGAAGAGAAACTCTTTATGTTCACCAAACATGAAGTCTACTCTGACACGATTGTTCAACGGTTTTCAACAGAGGAACCACTCGAGGTTAATACCTCTTACCAGCCTGAATTAGTTGCAAGTTTTCAAGAGAACTGTGGGACAGAGCAGAATCATCTAAAAAGAGATATGCTCATTGCAAAAGATTCATCTGGATATGAGAGCACTCACCATGAAAACGGAGAACAAAATGTCGAGTTATCAGCACTTAGACAAGAACTGGCTGTTATAAACAACAGATTACAAGCACTAGAGGCAGAGCAAAATGTTATCGAGTGCTCAATCAATGCACTCGATAAGGGAAGTGAAGGATTTGTATTTGTTCGAGAAATAGCAACCTGTCTGCATGAGTTGCATTCAGCTCATGTTatgaaaaggaaagaaaactCAACATGA
- the LOC121802970 gene encoding uncharacterized protein At2g34160-like translates to MTIEGETAVIKQASIGNIGDVNMNGNGNGNSNENIMKNRIQVSNTKKPLFFYVNLAKRYLQQHQEIELSALGMAITTVVTIAEILKNNGFVNEKSILTSTVGTKDVAKGRTVQKARIEIVLEKSEKFDSLMSASQNANGKVENKQ, encoded by the exons ATGACAATAGAAGGAGAAACTGCAGTTATCAAACAAGCAAGCATTGGCAATATTGGCGATGTCAATATGAATGGCAATGGCAATGGCAATAGCAATGAAAATATCATGAAAAATAGAATTCAGGTGTCCAATACCAAAAAACCACTATTCTTCTATGTCAATCTTGCCAAG AGGTACCTACAACAACATCAAGAGATAGAGCTATCAGCTTTGGGCATGG CCATCACTACAGTTGTGACGATAGCTGAGATTCTAAAAAATAATGGATTTGTTAATGAGAAGA GTATCTTGACTTCAACGGTCGGAACAAAGGATGTAGCCAAGGGTCGTACAGTTCAGAAAGCTAGG ATCGAAATTGTGCTAGAGAAGTCCGAGAAATTCGATAGCCTAATGAGTGCATCACAAAATGCAAATGGAAAAGTTGAAAACAAGCAGTGA
- the LOC121803617 gene encoding protein WVD2-like 2, protein MSEKPQDEEVTDEEDASSASELAITFQPTVPVAPKFICGERLEKRKEYYAKLDERHKALEKEKLEAKARKKEEEEAAIKELRKTMVYKANPVPSFYREGPPPKVELKKLPLTRPKSPKLSRRRRSCGDAGKACCGEVRVNERAKGKECDGGRRSSDNSRAVKSDTQEQEDEDQQNI, encoded by the exons ATGTCAGAAAAACCGCAGGATGAAGAAGTTACAGACGAAGAGGACGCTTCCTCAGCATCAGAGCTGGCTATTACGTTCCAACCCACAGTTCCCGTTGCCCCAAAATTCATCTGTGGAGAACGTTTAGAGAAACGCAAAGAG TACTACGCGAAGCTGGATGAAAGGCACAAGGCGTTGGAGAAAGAGAAACTCGAAGCCAAAGCTAGAAAAAAG gaagaagaagaagcagctATAAAGGAGCTGAGGAAGACCATGGTGTACAAAGCAAATCCAGTTCCTAGCTTCTATCGTGAAGGGCCTCCCCCTAAGGTTGAGCTAAAAAAG CTGCCACTGACACGGCCTAAATCACCAAAGCtgtcgaggaggaggaggagctgCGGTGATGCAGGGAAAGCATGTTGTGGGGAAGTAAGAGTGAACGAGCGTGCCAAAGGGAAGGAGTGCGATGGGGGACGAAGATCAAGTGATAATAGCAGGGCTGTTAAGAGTGATACACAAGAGCAGGAAGATgaagatcaacaaaacata